GAAGTCCCGCGATAACCGTAGTTCTTCAGCAGGTATTCCACACCAGCCACCCAATGGTTGGCCCTTTTCGTATATCCCGAAAGGGCAAAGCCCGTGTACCAGTCAACCGGTGATTTCAGGTTTCCGGCAAAGCCTCCCCTGAGTTCCACACCCTTCATTCCGGGAAGGTAACGCTGGGCGTATGCCTGCCCCGATGACAGGGCAAGCGATACGCATACGGCAAAAAGGAACAGATACTTCTTCATGGTCATTTCACTTTAAGTTCATTGATCACCCTCGCTCTCACGATGTCCTCACTCTCCACGGTGAAGGTCTGGTGACGGCCTCCGCTCTTCTCGTGCATCTCCACCACCAGCATCTTGTCGGCGGGAATGGTGAACTTGTCAAAGACAAAGACAGTACGCTCATCCTTCTTTCCGGCGACAGCCGTGGCATAGTTGTAGGCACGCAGTGGAAATATCACCTGCTCTTGGATGGCCGTGCGCTTGAGTACCTTCTTGTCTACGATCTTGAACGTCACGAAATCCACCTCATAAGGCACGTTCGACGTGTTCTTCACCTGGGTATGGAAATAAAGCAGCCCGTTATGGGTATAGAGTCCGCGCAGCAGGTACTGGATGCCGAACGCCTTGCTCCCGATATGCTTGATATGACGTCTGTTATCCTTGTGGATGGCCTTGGATATAAGGTGTACCAGCTTGGGCGACTCGCTGCCGAGTTCCTTCAGGTAGATGTCAAGGGCATTGTTCGGGCGGTTCACCTCGCTGCCGTCATGAACAAAATCGGCCATCTCGATGTTGAGCAGCAGAGGCTCATCGGCATACTTCACATTGAAGGTGTAGAAACTTCCGCTTTCGGTAATCACCGACATGTTGGTCTCCTCACGGAAGTTCTTTCTGGTAGCCTTTACCCTGATTACATTCTCTGAACCGTCCGCCTTGCCCGCAATCAGATTCGGAGAACCGAGATCCACGTAACGGACAGCCGAGGGAAAGATGATATGGGTCGTCTTGTCATACGTCACTTCCAGACCGTAAGGCGGAATCATCCGATCAAAGGTGAGCTTTCTGGACAGCCCGTGATAGAGGTCGCCGTCCTCCTGCTGCGGATAGATATCCGCCTTCAGGGTCAAATCATTTACGGCCGTGGTATCAGCCGACTGTGCATGTGCACTTGCAACGCCGCCTGCGAGGGCAAGCATCAAAAGAATCTTTTTCATGTCTTTACTGTTTTAATGGGTTATTGATTGTTGTTCTGATAAAGCATCAGTCCGTAGCCTGATTTGAGGTGTACCTTCTCCTCGCGCATCTTTTTGGAGATGTACTGCGACACGCCTTGTATGGCCCCTCGTCCAAGCTCGGAGAGAAGCTGGTCACCTGCCGACTGGTTGGTGATGGAGATGGTCGTGCCGAGATTCTGTCCCATGTTGGCGGCCACTTCCCTTACCGCATTCGCTTCCGTCGAACCGGGAATGAATATCCCGTCCTGTCCGTCACTGTCCAGCACGGTCAGTTCCACGGGAATGACATTGCCGTCATATTCGACCTGCAGGATTTCAATGCCAAGCCGCTCGCCCTGGATACGTCCCTCACCGGTCAGCAGGGTATTGCGGGGAAGCACATATCTTCCCACACGCATGGCCTCCAGCAGCCTGAGACGCACGCTTTGTCCGCTGATAATGGTCTGGTCGCCATGCACGCAGGCCCGTATGGTATTCCTCGCCATCTGTGTCCCGGCACTGCCCACAGCCGTATGGAAGCCGATATCAGCACCGGAAAGCAGTCTCGCGAACTGTACCGAATCGGTAAGAGGCTGAGGAAGGGACGACACGACCGGAGAGGACACCAGCCCGACGGGAACGGCTTTCGCCTTCCTCTCCCTTGAGGGACTTTCCGTCTCCTGACTGTCCGCTGTTCCCGTGCTGCCGCCCGAAGGCATATATTTGGCGGCAAGTTCATAGGACTTCTCCAGCAGAGCCACCTGTTCCTCGTAGCTCGGTCCGGCCGTCTGCGCTGCGGCAGCCTGTCTGAGCTGTTCCACCTCTGCTTTCAGGGCTTCCTTTTCCGGGTCTTCCTCAGGACTCTCGTAAAAACTGCCGAGAGTGGCGTTGATGTCGTTGTAGGCCGAGGCTGAAGAGGCGAAGGCTCCCGTCCTGCCGTTTCCTCCTGAATGGTACGCACGGCTTTCATTTTCACTTGCAATGTCCTGCGCCGGTTCTGTTTCCGGGATATTATCCTGTCTGTGTCCATCGGTCAGGGCGGAGAAGTCGGCCAGCGTACGCTTCTTCTCCTCCTGCCGGCGAACCATGTCCGCCTGCTCATAGGCAGCCATCTTGTCCGCCTCTATACCCGTACCTTTCGGATCGGGAAGTTCGGCATTGAAGCCTGTCTTCCTTTCCGCCTCCTGCCTGTCTTTTTCGGACGGGGCGAAAATTAACCACATGCACCCGAGGAACAGCAGGAACATGCCTGTGAAAACCAGATATTTCCTGATTTTCTGCTTCTGTTTCAATTTTTCTGCATCTGTACTCATAATCTTACTTGTTGAACTGGTTAAAAAACTCTTCCATCTCACGGACTTTCATATCGGAGAGGGTATCCGCAGGCACAAAGTCGGGAACCTCAAGCGGGGTTATCCTGATGATGTCCTGCCGGGCATCCTCCCGTCCGATGTCATAAATCGCACGGAAAATCATGTAGAAATTCACCAGCGCGAAAAGGGAAACCATCACGATGATGGCGATTGCCCTCTGACGGGGTGTGAGTCTGTCACAAAGGCCGCGCAGCCTGCCCCCGATACATTCCTTGAACTTTACATACATTTTTCTCATACATACATTGTTTTATCTGTCATACATTCTGATATCCCTGTTCTCCAGTACATGGAACCCTTCCAGGATGAACCCGTGCGGATTGTTGTCACTGCGGGTGGAATTCCGCAACCTGCCATGCGTGACAAGGCTGCGTTCCGTCACGCTCTTCTCACGGATGATGAAAAGGCGTGCGTATGTCATGACATCATACGGATAGGTGTTGAAGTCGCATTTCACGCTGTCTATCTCGATACGCTGGCTGACATTGCCCGAAATTATTCTATTGTAATAACCCTGTTCGGCCAGATCCCCGTAATGGGAATAGGCGGAACGGTCACTCAGGAACATGGCACGCTGCACGTTCCCCTCGATGGCACTCTTGTCAGGGGCCAGCGTGAAGAACAGCTCATGGAAACGTCTGACATGTTCCCTTGCCTCTACGGGACGGTTCTGCTCCAGGTCCTGCGAGAGGGCGAGCATGAGCGACTTCCCCTCATCCAGCACATAGATCTTCTGGCGCTGGGCTTCGGCAAAACTGTATGCCTTCCACACGGAATAGCCCACAAGCAGGGTGCAGACACCCAGATAGACTATTCCGAACAGGCGCAGATGCCGGAAGCTGGTCTCGATATTTTTCAATGATTTGAATTCCATTCTTATTCGTTTTATGATTGTTACTTGATTAGTCTTCCGGCCACATTTCCTACAGTAGCACCTGCGGCACCGCCCACAATGGAGCCTGTCTTGGAAGCAGCCTGATTCACGTTCTTGCCGTAATTTCCTGCACCTCCACCGGCCTGAACAATCCAGTTGGCCACGGTCGGAATCGTGAAATACCCGATGATGCCGATAATCAGGAACGTGATGTACACGGCATTGGAACTGTCCGGAATGAAGTTGGGGTCGGACAGCTGCTCGATGTCCCTCTGAAGCATCAGGGTCTGTATGCGTGCCAGCACGCTGCTGAAAAGATCAGAGACGGGCAGCCACAGATAGATGCTGATATAGCGGACAAACCATTGGCTCAGCGAGGCCTGAAAGCCGTCCCAGCACGAAATGGCAAAGGAAATCGGTCCGAGAATGGAAAGGACAATCAGGAAGAATGTCCTTAGCGTGTCCACTACAAGCGCGGCCGCATTGAACATCAGTTCCAGCAGCTCACGGAAAAAATTCTGCACGGACTTCTTCATGTTGTACATGGCACGGTCCACATACATACCGCAAGCCTCGATAGCGTCCAGAGCTCCCAGTTCATCCAGTTTGTTGTCAAAAGCCTCCTTGTCCACCAGGTAGGCCGTCTCGGGATTCCTCCGCATCGCCTCAATCTCCAGCTTGTCCTTCTGCTGCCGATACTCATTCATGTCAAAGGTCTGCGTCTCCAGAATCCTGTGCGTTCCGGTCACGACGGGTGACAAAATGCTGTTGAGCGTACCCAGCACGATGGTCGGAAAAAACATGATGCAGATACCCAGAGCAAACGGACGCAGCAAAGGGAACACGTCAATAGGTTCGGCCCTGGCCAGCGACTGCCAGACACGGTACGCCACATAAAAGAGGGCTCCCAATCCGGCAAGGCCCTTGGCCACGCCGGTCATCTGCGAACAGAGCGGCATCATGTCCGTGTACAGACTTTGCAGGATCTGGTGCAGATTGTCAAAATTCACAGCCAACAATACCATAAGCAATCCTCCTTGAAATTACCAGTAACGTTCGTTGGGTGAACCGTACAGAGCCATCACACGGTCAAGATCATTCTGTTTCTTGGCACGCAGGTACGACACGCCGATGTTCTTGTTGGTATAGTACTGCACCAGACTGCGGTATTGCAGCATGTCGGTATAACAGCGGTCGATGATGTCCATACGTTCCTTGTCGTTCATCGAAAGGCCGTTCTCGTTGACCACCGTCTTCAGGTCCGTCAGCAGATTGGCACTCTCCTCCAGCAGCTTCGTGTAGCCGAGGGCGATAGCACTCAGTTCCTCAGGGGTGAAATAAGGGTCACTGAGCATACGCTCATAACTGGTCACATAGATTTCCGTGATGTCGCCGACCATCAGGATGGTCTGCTGCACCTTGCGGGCATCGCGTACCAGATTCTTCACTTTCCTAAGGCCGTCATAATACTCCTTGCCCTGCTTGTAAATCTTGACCGTCTCCTGAAAATTGTTGAGCATGTTGCCAGCCGTCGAGGACGTGTGGACGATATTCTTGGCGGCATTGATGATGCCCTGGGCAAGATTCCCGGGATCGGTCACTACCCATTGGGCGTGTGCCCTGCCTGCCGAAAGGAGGCAGATACAGCATAAGGCTGTCAGAATTCTTTTCTTCATGTCGTTAATCTTTAATGGTTGATAAATCTTTTCCGTTAGTTCAGAGTCCCATCTTGCGGCCTTTCGGCTTAGGACGGACGGTGATGTGCGGTTTCCTCCGCAGTGTTGTTTCCGAGGAGACCGTGCGGGCAGGCCTGATATTCCTGAAGAACTCGTCCGCATAAGGACGTCTGCCGGTCATCCTGACAAATCGGGCATCCAGTTCCCGGTAAGCCTTCTCCGCCTGTTTCCGTATCACATCCTCCGGACTGCTCCTGTCAATGCCGTATTTCACGAGAAAATCCGGGCGGATATGTATCGGGTCATGTACGGAACCCGGCGAGGCGGCAATACTGCCCAGCCTCTCCAGTTCCCCGTTCAGCTTGTCAAGGTATTCAGCCGGAGGACGGGGACATACACTTTCAAAAATCTTCTCCACCGCGTGTGTCAGTCTTGCATCCACCTCCAGAATGTCGGGTACTTCCCCCGTCTGCCTCTTCCGCAGGTATTCGTCAGGAGCCATCCCTTCAAGCTGATGGAACAGACGGTAATCCTCCGTGAGCCCGTAATAGTCCTGTATGGAAAGAGGAATATTCCAGCCCTGCATCAGGGACCAGTAGAGAGATGACACGACCTCACGGCGTTTGCTTTCATTAGATTCCAGATCGCTATACATAAATTCAGAAGTTTAATGGGTTGATAAATGATTTCACTTTTTCCTCTTGCTCTCGGCCAGCTGCTTGATTGCCAGCTCGATATTGCCACCCAGCTTCCGGGTAAGCCGCATTACTTCAAGCTTTTCCGTCTCCTCGGTCGTGTAGGTGCAGTACTCTTCCGGCGAGACCTCGGTGGCATAGACCGCCGACTGTGTTCCGCCGAGACCTATCCACACTTCCTTGTACTTGCGGGACGGGCTGTTGGCCATGTTGATGGAGAGAATCTGAGCACGTTCCTTGTCGGTCAGGCCCAGCAGGGACTGGATTTCATCGAACTTGTTGACATACTTCCTCTGGTCCAACAAAATCTTGCAGTCGCTGTTGTTGATGATGGTTCCCTTGACGATGGGTGACGAAATGATGTCTTCCACCTCCTGGGTAACGACAACAGCCTCTCCGAAAAACTTTCGGACGGTCTTGAAAAGGTAGCGGATATAGTTGCTCATATTGGCGGATGCCAATGCCTTCCAACATTCCTCAATAAGTATCATCTTTCGGATACCTTTCAACTTTCGCATCTTGCTGATGAAAGTTTCCATGATGATGATGGTGACAATCGGAAGCAGCACCTTGTTGTCACGAATATTGTCCAGCTCGAAGACAATGAAGCGTTTGCCAAGCAAATCAAGCTGTCTGTCGGAATTCAACAGGAAGTCATACTCGCCACCCTTGTAATAAGGTTCCAGCACATTCAGGAATCCCCACACGTCAAAATCCTTCTCCCGTGTACGCTTGGTCTTCAGGATTTCCTGAAATTCGTCTCGGATGAACTCATAGAAGGTATTGAAGGACGGAACCACGGTACTGTCCGTGCGTATCTTCTCCAGAAAGAGATTGACCGCGTTGGAGAGTGCCACCTCCTCGGCACGTGTCGGCGGCTCGTCGTCACGTTTCCACAGGGTAAGGATAAGCGTCTTGATGGACTCCTTCTTTTCGATGTCAAACACACCGTCCTCCACGTAGAAAGGATTGAAGGCTATCGGATCGCTCTCCTCATAGGTGAAATAGATGCCGTCCTCGCCATGCGTGCGTGCATGGATAAGGCTGCACAGTCCCTGATAGGAATTTCCCGTGTCCACCAGCAGCACATGCGCTCCCTGTTCATAATACTGGCGCACCATGTGGTTGGTGAAAAAAGACTTTCCGCTGCCCGAAGGTCCGAGGATGAACTTGTTGCGGTTGGTAATCGTACCGTTCTTCATCGGAAGGTCGGAAATGTCCAGATGGACAGGCTTTCCGGTCAGACGGTCCACCATGCGGATGCCGAACGGCGAGAGTGAATCCTTGTAGGACGTTTCCCCGATGAACAGGCACAGGGCCTGCTCGATGAAGGTGTAGAAGCTTTCCTCTGACGGGAAATCACCGGCATTGCCGGGAATGGCCGCCCAGAAGAGTGTCGGCACATCGACCGTGTTCTGACGGGGCTTGGCCTCCATCAGGGCAATCTGACTGCCCACGTCGTTCTTGATACGCTTCAGCTTCTCCCGGTCGTCACTCCATGCAAAGACGTTGCAGTGCGCACGGATGGAAGTGAGCCCCTTGCTGTGCGCCTCGTTCAGGTACTCCTCAATCCATTCACGGTTGATCTGGTTGGAGCGGCTGTAACGGGACAGCGAGTGCATGTTGCGGGCGGTCTGCTCAAATTTCCTCAGGTTTTCCGCCGAATCGTCTATGAAGAGATACTGGTTCACGATATGGTTGCACGTGAGCAGTATCCCTATCGGTGCGGCAAAGGACAGGCGGCAGTCGCTGCGGTCCGTGGACAGCCGTTCATAACGGCTGTCCGTACCCACGGATGACGGCAGGTCTTCCGTTTCGGAGAGGGTATGCAGGCAGAGCAGGTTGTCGCCGACCTTCATTTCCCCGGCTCCGAGAGTGATGTCCTGCAGGCTGGTCGTATTTTCCTGCGAAAGCGAAAAATACTTTTCGATAATGCCCGCGGAGGTTTCCGTACCGGTAATCTCTTCGTCCGTCAGCCTGACCATGCGGAGCAGACCGCTGTCGTTCACGATACGCTCGAACTGCCCGCAGCATTCCAGGAAGCGTGCAACGGTATCCTTGTCCTGCATCTCCTTGGGGATGATAAACCCGCGCGTGAGGGCATTGAAACTGCTTGTCGTGCGGCTGTGTTCCTTAGTGGTCTTAGTCAGGAACAGATAGCAGGTATGGTTCAGGTACGGCCGTTCGTTGAAATGCCTTTCAAAGCTTCGGCTGAGGAAACTCAGGTCATCCCGGCAGATGTCAGGTCTGTAACTCTCCTCGATGAAGATATCCTGCTTGTGGACAATGCTGTAGTTCGGCAGAACCCGGACAGCCTTCGCCCATGTGGAATGGAGGGCCTCGTACTCGGCGCGTGTCAGCGTAAACACTTCGGGCAGCTCCACCCTGTAGGCCACGGTGATGTCGGCATCCTTGCTGATGATGCACCCGTGCTCGACGGCCATCAGAGGAAACCGGCTTTCCAGTGTGGCGGCTTTCATTACATTTCTCATACATTACGTTTTTTCGGGGTTGGACAAATCAACCGGAGGAAACCCTTCCGGCTGATGATGTAGCGGGGATGGCGGCGCAGCGCCTGCAATTTCATCAGTCCCCATTCACCATATTTCGCGTTCAGGCGGAAAGTCACCCAGACAAGCACCGAAGCGCAGATGACACCGAAGCCGATACATACCCACTGGTCGATGCCTGCCATGTACATGATGACAAACAGGACGAACAGGGCGAGCAGTCCGCCGGCGAAGATGAACAGGTACTGGCTTTTCAGCCCCTTGAACTCAGGGCTGCGGCCGATTCCCTTGTTGATAGGATACTCCGCCATAATCAGAGGAAGAATGAACGTAAGATGGTGGCGGCTACGATTAAAAAGATGCAGGCACCGAACCAGCTGGCTGCCGTCTTGGAGGTGTCGGGATCTCCCGAGGAAAACTTGGAATAGACCTTCACGCCTCCGATAAGGCCGACCACGGCTCCGATGGCATAAATCAGTTTGGTTCCCGGATCGAAATAGGAAGTGACCATGTTGGTGGCTTCAGTGATACCGCCGATACCATTACCCTGGGCGAAAGCCCCTGTCGTTGCAAGCAGCATCATGGCTGCAAAAAAGAATCTTTTTTTCATGTGTCGAAACTTTTAATTGGTGAGACAAAAAAATGATTTCGACCACGAATATATAACGCTTAATCCATTGATTTACAACACTGACGATGCGTGACATCGGGTGTCATTACGTTACATCGGCAGGGGGATTTCGGCAAAGGAAAAACACTGGGAAAACGTCCTTTGATTCTTCCGGCAAAGGTAGCCCGTGCCTTTACGGAATCTGCAAGGCAGGCCGTTCCGGTTGCCCGGGAGAAAATCATCCTCGCTGCGCTTGCGGTATTTTCTCCCGACAAGCCTTGCAGTATCCAGGCACGGGACAGAAAAGCCTGCAAGAAATCAAACTCCGGCATATACCGGACACATGTAGAACAAAAAACAGAACATCATGAAACAGGAAGAAAAAAAGGTAGCGGCATTCACGGGACACCGGAAGCAAAGACTGATGCAGGAAAACAAGGACTACCGGAACTTCAGCGGACAAATCAGGGGAAAGGTCATAACTATGATAAAAAACCTCTATGAAGAAGGTTTCAGAGAATTTTATTCGGGCATGGCAGAAGGGTTCGACATGATAGCGGCTGAAGCTGTCCTGCAACTGAAAGAACAATATGAGGATATGACACTGGCGGCTGCTATCCCTTTCAGAGCCCAAGCCGAATGGTTTGACCCGCAAGACCAGCTGCTTTACAGGGAACTGCTTAAGAAGGCTGACCGGGTAGTGATGCTTTCAGAAAAATATTACAGGGGATGTTACCTGCGCCGTGACACCTATATGGTCAGCAGGGCTTCAATGGTAATAGCATATTGGGACAACGTGTGCAACGGAGGTACATACCATACCGTGAAAAAGGCCGTGGAAACTGGACGGGAAGTCATCAATCTGTTTACTGGAGAAGTGATAACGGACATAACTGCATTGCAAAACAATCATGAACCAAATAAACCGAATATAAAATGGACAGATTAAAAGATAGGAACTTATGAAATCAAAGGAACAGATTAAAATCCCTGACCATACAGGGAAAAGAGAAACACGATTACTCGCTTTTGTATGGAACTGCGGTTTTTTCAGCAGAGACGTTTCTGATGAGAAAATCATTGAGATGTGGAGGAAATCCCCCGCCAGAAGTCTGGATGATCCTGAAGACGAGACATTCTACGATGTGGAATGTCTGACACCCGATGAACTGGCTGGACGAATCAATGACGAGTCTTTCGCGCATACGGAGGATTACGTACGTTTCATCAATGTCAGTCCCGACCTTTTGTACCCGGATAGGAAATAGGATATCCACCGTCTCATATCGCATACCCCCACTTCCCCCTAAATATTAAAAAGGGAAAGCAGGGGTATGAAACTAAAGTTATCCTGTATGTATCACTCTTTCAGATTCAACCAGAATCTCCTTCATCTGACCGTTTCAGGATGGCCACGTTTGAACTTCCTGATCACGCATACTTGTCTATATCGAAAGGCTCATCTTCCTTACTGCCTTTTCTTCCTGATACACCCCTCCGGTTTCCCAGATACTTGTCAAGCAAACCGTTCACCTTCTCCAGATTGCTCAGCTTGTCGGTCAGGAAAGCCAGTATCTCCGTTTCACTCAGTTTGTAATGGATGGTTCTTGCGGCACGCAGGGCTTTCTGTTCGTCAACAATCCCGGAAGTAAGTACTTCCGCTACGTTGTTTATTTCCTCGATTGTCAATGCCGTGTTGAAATCCGGGTCGGGTTCGGCATCTACGGGAGCCATCAGTTCCTCACGCTCTTCTTCTGTCAGTCCTTTGTTTTCCTGCTCCACATCATCAGAACCGATATCCTCGTCTTCCTCCAATGGAATTTTCTCCATCGGCTCGGAACGGGTTGGAGTCATCCTTGCAACTTTCGGGTCTTCCAGATAGATGACCTTTGTCTTGCCTATCACATCATCGTCATCCGAAGAAGAGGACGGAACAGCCGTTTCGGTTTTTCCTTTGGACTTATCCGTTTCCGGCTTTCTGCGCCTTGCCTTTCTGCGGGCACGACGTTCCGCCTCTTCCTTGCGTTGTCTGCGGTATCTCCACACTCTGACACGGGCAATCCGCATCAGCCTTAAAATGAGGTCCCATATTCCGTACATATGTCTGTGGAAAATAAATGTCCACAAATGGCACAATATATAGACAGCACATACTGCCTTTACGGTAAAATAAACTATCGCAGTCATAATTATAAAGGTTTGGTGATACATTCCGTGTACAGCTTTGACATCTCATGCTCGTACTTCTTCAAATGTTCATCTATAATCCTGTTTACAAAACCGGAAATGGGCACCTCAGGAGCGGTAACTGCCAGAAAACGCTTGATATGGGAGTGATTTTCCTTGTTGATATAGACTTGTATCCGATTTCCAACAGGATAGTTTACCAGATAGATGGATTTATAGAAACCGCTTTCCGGAGACCTGGAAGCAGATATGTCTTTCAGTATCTCAAACGTAATCTCGGATGTATCGTCATCCCTGTTGTCAGTTTTTGTCATGTCTGCCGTTTCACCAGAAACGTCGCGGACATCCTTTCCTCTTTTCCTGCCCTTGAACAGCCTACGGAAAATAAACAATGACAATCTGTAAGCAGTGTAAATGCAGCAACAGGCAACGATGGCCTGAAAAATAATCTGTGTCATAATCAAAATGGTTTTAATGGTTTATAATACTCTTTGTTATACAATTCGTTGATTTCGTCCCAGTGTTTCTGCAGATGGTCCACAAGGATATTGCTGATAAAGCCGGATATGCTCATCTCCGGAGCGATGACAGGCAGTACCCGTTTGATGCACTCGGCCACTTCACGGTTGATATACACATGGGAACGGTTTGACGCGGGTATATTGACCAGAAACCTTTCCCGGTATCCGCAGGATTCATCCTTTTTCCTTTTGGGCTTCTCCACGGAGGGCTTTTCCGCTGGAGTATCTGCCGGTACGGTTGAGGCGGGGCTTTTCGCTTCCTGATGTTCCACGGGCTTTTCTTTCGGGGCGAGGCTGTCCTTGCCGAAAACAGGTATGTCGCCGACAATGATTTCCTTCAGGACATCTTCGTCCACCTCTACGATTTTCTTTTTCATGACTGTCCGAGTTTAAGTTTGACCATAAGCTCTTCCGCAAGTTCCACCAGCCCGCTGCCTTCCAGTTGTCTGGCCGGAGGCGGCAGCAGCGTGCAACGGAAAAAGGCACGCTTGGCATGGGTAATCTCCTTTTCATAACGGCACAGGTCAGGAAGCGTGCTGTCGAGGACTGTCAGATGCAGCTCCCTCATGACTTCCGAATATGACTTGAGAATCTCCACATTGGTACGTTTTTTCAACTTGTTCCAGAAAAAGAAGATGTCCTTGAGCAACGGGGTATTTTCCATCTTCTTGATATGGTCAAGCACGGTCGTGGCAAAGGACAGTGTACTCTGCATCACAATCAGGTCCGGAACGGTGGGAGTAAGCACGTAGTCCATATTGACAATCGTTCGGAATACCCCGGTGGATTCTACCGTTCCGGGAAGATCCACGAAAATAAGGTCATAATCCCCGCTTGCCGCAATCGCATCAGCCGCTTCCCTTGCCTTTTCAGCGGTGGAGCCTACAATGGGATAAGCCTTTTTCTGCACTTGGTTCCACTGCTGTTTGATCAGTTGCCGGTAATAGGCGCTGTTGGAAACAGCCTTTTTGTCACGCTCCCTCATACGTACGAGACTGTGTTGGGGAGAGTCACAGTCAACGATAGCCACGTTCAGTCCCTTCTCGAAATGGAAGTAACTGGCAAGCACTACGGACAGGGCCGATTTCCCGACCCCTCCTTTCTGGTTGCTAATCGCAACGAACAAAGTTTCTTTACTCATAAGTCTTTCTTTTTAATTGTTATTGAATAAATACCGGTGTCATCCACTAATCCGTGAATCCGCAGACGTTTCTTTCCAACCATCCGAATCCGCATCCATTAACGGTATCATCCAGTGTCATAACCTTTGATGCTACTGTTACCGCATCTTTCCGACATCGCTTCCATCCGCGGTCTGTCTGTTGGTCATGACAATCCGTCAACGGTCCCGTCCGATATTGCTTCCATCATCCCAACCGTTACCGGAATCATCGGATAACATGACCATTATTCCGCTATCAGAAGGCCGGTTGCAACCGTCCGCACTGCAAATAAAAGGGGATTTTCCCGAATGATCACCATCATCCGGAGACGGTGACGACCCTTGTCACCGTATGACATCTTGTTACATATAATCCACTGTTTTACAGATAAATATACCGCTGTAACTTTGCCACCAACAACGGAATGGATACCGGATGGAGCTATCCCGAAGCCGAAGAATGAGGCTGAAGGTCAAAACTCAATTTGACTTCAGGCAAATTCATGTTCAAGCGAACATAGCAAGTTGTGTTTTGAGGCACCCGAAATA
The window above is part of the Butyricimonas paravirosa genome. Proteins encoded here:
- a CDS encoding SLOG family protein, which produces MKQEEKKVAAFTGHRKQRLMQENKDYRNFSGQIRGKVITMIKNLYEEGFREFYSGMAEGFDMIAAEAVLQLKEQYEDMTLAAAIPFRAQAEWFDPQDQLLYRELLKKADRVVMLSEKYYRGCYLRRDTYMVSRASMVIAYWDNVCNGGTYHTVKKAVETGREVINLFTGEVITDITALQNNHEPNKPNIKWTD
- a CDS encoding DUF3408 domain-containing protein yields the protein MTQIIFQAIVACCCIYTAYRLSLFIFRRLFKGRKRGKDVRDVSGETADMTKTDNRDDDTSEITFEILKDISASRSPESGFYKSIYLVNYPVGNRIQVYINKENHSHIKRFLAVTAPEVPISGFVNRIIDEHLKKYEHEMSKLYTECITKPL
- a CDS encoding DUF4122 family protein codes for the protein MYGIWDLILRLMRIARVRVWRYRRQRKEEAERRARRKARRRKPETDKSKGKTETAVPSSSSDDDDVIGKTKVIYLEDPKVARMTPTRSEPMEKIPLEEDEDIGSDDVEQENKGLTEEEREELMAPVDAEPDPDFNTALTIEEINNVAEVLTSGIVDEQKALRAARTIHYKLSETEILAFLTDKLSNLEKVNGLLDKYLGNRRGVSGRKGSKEDEPFDIDKYA
- a CDS encoding DUF4134 domain-containing protein, with the translated sequence MKKRFFFAAMMLLATTGAFAQGNGIGGITEATNMVTSYFDPGTKLIYAIGAVVGLIGGVKVYSKFSSGDPDTSKTAASWFGACIFLIVAATILRSFFL
- a CDS encoding TraG family conjugative transposon ATPase — translated: MRNVMKAATLESRFPLMAVEHGCIISKDADITVAYRVELPEVFTLTRAEYEALHSTWAKAVRVLPNYSIVHKQDIFIEESYRPDICRDDLSFLSRSFERHFNERPYLNHTCYLFLTKTTKEHSRTTSSFNALTRGFIIPKEMQDKDTVARFLECCGQFERIVNDSGLLRMVRLTDEEITGTETSAGIIEKYFSLSQENTTSLQDITLGAGEMKVGDNLLCLHTLSETEDLPSSVGTDSRYERLSTDRSDCRLSFAAPIGILLTCNHIVNQYLFIDDSAENLRKFEQTARNMHSLSRYSRSNQINREWIEEYLNEAHSKGLTSIRAHCNVFAWSDDREKLKRIKNDVGSQIALMEAKPRQNTVDVPTLFWAAIPGNAGDFPSEESFYTFIEQALCLFIGETSYKDSLSPFGIRMVDRLTGKPVHLDISDLPMKNGTITNRNKFILGPSGSGKSFFTNHMVRQYYEQGAHVLLVDTGNSYQGLCSLIHARTHGEDGIYFTYEESDPIAFNPFYVEDGVFDIEKKESIKTLILTLWKRDDEPPTRAEEVALSNAVNLFLEKIRTDSTVVPSFNTFYEFIRDEFQEILKTKRTREKDFDVWGFLNVLEPYYKGGEYDFLLNSDRQLDLLGKRFIVFELDNIRDNKVLLPIVTIIIMETFISKMRKLKGIRKMILIEECWKALASANMSNYIRYLFKTVRKFFGEAVVVTQEVEDIISSPIVKGTIINNSDCKILLDQRKYVNKFDEIQSLLGLTDKERAQILSINMANSPSRKYKEVWIGLGGTQSAVYATEVSPEEYCTYTTEETEKLEVMRLTRKLGGNIELAIKQLAESKRKK
- a CDS encoding DUF4133 domain-containing protein gives rise to the protein MAEYPINKGIGRSPEFKGLKSQYLFIFAGGLLALFVLFVIMYMAGIDQWVCIGFGVICASVLVWVTFRLNAKYGEWGLMKLQALRRHPRYIISRKGFLRLICPTPKKRNV
- a CDS encoding DUF3408 domain-containing protein, with the translated sequence MKKKIVEVDEDVLKEIIVGDIPVFGKDSLAPKEKPVEHQEAKSPASTVPADTPAEKPSVEKPKRKKDESCGYRERFLVNIPASNRSHVYINREVAECIKRVLPVIAPEMSISGFISNILVDHLQKHWDEINELYNKEYYKPLKPF
- a CDS encoding ParA family protein, whose product is MSKETLFVAISNQKGGVGKSALSVVLASYFHFEKGLNVAIVDCDSPQHSLVRMRERDKKAVSNSAYYRQLIKQQWNQVQKKAYPIVGSTAEKAREAADAIAASGDYDLIFVDLPGTVESTGVFRTIVNMDYVLTPTVPDLIVMQSTLSFATTVLDHIKKMENTPLLKDIFFFWNKLKKRTNVEILKSYSEVMRELHLTVLDSTLPDLCRYEKEITHAKRAFFRCTLLPPPARQLEGSGLVELAEELMVKLKLGQS